A window from Vulpes vulpes isolate BD-2025 chromosome 9, VulVul3, whole genome shotgun sequence encodes these proteins:
- the PNPLA6 gene encoding patatin-like phospholipase domain-containing protein 6 isoform X5 — translation MGTSRHGPTVTSSGAEDLAEWDGDGGAPASGEGSAGRVCDAQPVPFVPQVLGVMIGAGVAVLVTAVLILLLVRRLRVPKTPAPEGPRYRFRKRDKVLFYGRKIMRKVSQSTSSLVDASVSTTSRPRMKKKLKMLNIAKKILRIQKEAPTLQRKEPPPAVLEADLTEGDLANSHLPSEVLYMLKNVRVLGHFEKPLFLELCRHMVFQRLSQGDYVFRPGQPDASIYVVQDGLLELCLPGPDGKECVVKEVVPGDSVNSLLSILDVITGHQHPQRTVSARAARDSTVLRLPVEAFSAVFTKYPESLVRVVQIIMVRLQRVTFLALHNYLGLTNELFSHEIQPLRLFPSPGLPSRTSPVRGSKRVVSASAAEEPRETPGRPPDPTGAPLPGPAGDPVKPTSLEAPSAPLLSRCISMPVDISGLQGGPRSDFDMAYERGRISVSLQEEASGGPQTAPARTPTQELREQPAGACEHSYCEDELATGGCPFGPYQGRQTSSIFEAAKRELAKLMRIEDPSLLNSRVLLHHAKAGTIIARQGDQDVSLHFVLWGCLHVYQRMIDKAEDVCLFVAQPGELVGQLAVLTGEPLIFTLRAQRDCTFLRISKSDFYEIMRAQPSVVLSAAHTVAARMSPFVRQMDFAIDWTAVEAGRALYRQGDRSDCTYIVLNGRLRSVIQRGSGKKELVGEYGRGDLIGVVEALTRQPRATTVHAVRDTELAKLPEGTLGHIKRRYPQVVTRLIHLLSQKILGNLQQLQGPFPGSGLGVPPHSELTNPASNLATVAVLPVCAEVPMVAFTLELQHALQAIGPTLLLNSDIIRARLGASALDSIQEFRLSGWLAQQEDAHRIVLYQTDASLTPWTVRCLRQADCILIVGLGDQEPTLGQLEQMLENTAVRALKQLVLLHREEGPGPTRTVEWLNMRSWCSGHLHLRCPRRLFSRRSPAKLHELYEKVFSRRADRHSDFSRLARVLTGNTIALVLGGGGARGCSHIGVLKALEEAGVPVDLVGGTSIGSFIGALYAEERSASRTKQRAREWAKSMTSVMEPVLDLTYPVTSMFTGSAFNRSIHRVFQDKQIEDLWLPYFNVTTDITASAMRVHKDGSLWRYVRASMTLSGYLPPLCDPKDGHLLMDGGYINNLPADIARSMGAKTVIAIDVGSQDETDLSTYGDSLSGWWLLWKRLNPWADKIKVPDMAEIQSRLAYVSCVRQLEVVKSSSYCEYLRPPIDCFKTMDFGKFDQIYDVGYQYGKAVFGGWSRGDIIEKMLTDRRSADLNESRRADVLAFPSSGFTDLAEIVSRIEPPTTSYVSDGCADGEESDCLTEYEEDAGPDCSRDEGGSPEGASPSTASEMEEEKSVLRHRRCVPLEPPTTAADA, via the exons ATGGGGACGTCGAGGCACGGGCCGACCGTGACCTCCTCGGGGGCGGAGGACTTGGCCGAATGGGATGGGGACGGGGGCGCTCCGGCCTCCGGGGAGGGCTCGGCAGGCCGGGTATGCGATGCGCAGCCAGTGCCCTTCGTCCCGCAGGTGCTGGGCGTGATGATTGGGGCCGGAGTCGCGGTGCTGGTCACGGCCGTGCTCATCCTCCTGCTGGTGCGGAGGCTGCGAGTGCCGA AAACGCCAGCCCCGGAGGGGCCCCGCTACCGATTCCGGAAGAGGGACAAAGTGCTCTTCTACGGTCGGAAGATTATGCGGAAG GTATCACAGTCCACTTCCTCCCTGGTGGACGCGTCTGTCTCCACCACTTCCCGGCCCCGCATGAAGAAGAAACttaagatgctcaacattgccAAGAA GATCCTGCGTATCCAGAAGGAGGCACCAACGCTGCAGCGGAAGGAGCCCCCACCTGCGGTGCTGGAGGCTGACCTGACGGAGGGTGACCTGGCTAACTCCCACCTGCCCTCCGAGGTGCTCTACATGCTCAAGAATGTCCG GGTGCTGGGCCACTTTGAGAAACCGCTCTTCTTGGAGCTCTGCCGACACATGGTCTTCCAGCGGCTCAGCCAGGGTGACTATGTCTTCCGGCCAGGCCAGCCAGATGCCAGTATCTATGTGGTGCAGGATGGGCTGCTGGAGCTCTGTCTGCCAGGGCCT GATGGGAAGGAGTGTGTGGTGAAGGAGGTGGTCCCTGGGGACAGTGTCAATAGCCTTCTGAGCATCCTGGATGTCATCACC GGCCACCAGCACCCCCAGCGGACGGTGTCTGCCCGGGCAGCCCGCGACTCCACAGTGCTGCGGCTGCCAGTGGAGGCCTTCTCCGCCGTGTTCACCAAGTACCCCGAGAGCTTGGTGCGGGTCGTACAG ATCATCATGGTGAGGCTGCAGCGGGTCACCTTTCTGGCACTTCACAACTACCTGGGTCTAACCAACGAGCTGTTTAGCCAC GAGATCCAGCCCCTGCGCCtcttccccagccctggccttCCCTCCCGCACCAGCCCTGTGCGTGGTTCCAAGCGGGTGGTCAGTGCCTCAGCTGCTGAGGAGCCTCGGGAGACTCCTGGCCGGCCGCCTGACCCCACCGGGGCCCCATTGCCTGGACCTGCAG GGGACCCGGTGAAGCCCACATCTCTGgaggctccctctgcccccctgctgAGTCGCTGCATCTCCATGCCCGTGGACATCTCAG GCTTGCAAGGTGGCCCCCGCTCAGACTTCGACATGGCGTATGAGCGTGGCCGGATCTCCGTGTCCCTGCAGGAAGAGGCTTCAGGGGGGCCCCAGACAGCTCCTGCTCGG ACCCCCACTCAGGAGCTCCGGGAGCAGCCAGCAGGTGCCTGTGAGCACAGCTACTGCGAGGACGAGTTGGCCACCGGTGGTTGCCCCTTCGGGCCCTACCAGGGACGCCAGACAAGCAGCATCTTCGAGGCAGCGAAGCGGGAGCTGGCAAAACTGATGCGGATTGAG GACCCATCCCTCCTGAACAGCCGGGTCTTGCTACATCATGCCAAAGCTGGCACCATCATCGCCCGCCAGGGGGACCAG GATGTGAGCCTGCACTTTGTGCTGTGGGGCTGCTTGCATGTCTACCAGCGCATGATCGACAAGGCAGAGGATGTATGCTTGTTCGTGGCACAACCTGGGGAGCTGGTGGGGCAGCTGGCAGTGCTCACGGGCGAGCCCCTCATCTTCACACTGAGAGCCCAGCGTGATTGCACCTTCCTGAGGATTTCTAAGTCCGACTTCTATGA GATCATGCGTGCACAGCCTAGTGTGGTGCTGAGTGCTGCGCACACCGTGGCCGCCAGGATGTCGCCCTTTGTGCGCCAGATGGACTTTGCCATCGACTGGACGGCGGTGGAAGCGGGCCGCGCTTTGTACAG GCAGGGCGACCGTTCCGACTGCACCTACATTGTGCTCAATGGGCGGCTGCGCAGTGTCATCCAGCGCGGCAGCGGCAAGAAGGAGCTGGTGGGCGAGTACGGCCGTGGTGACCTCATTGGTGTG GTGGAGGCGCTGACACGGCAGCCACGTGCCACAACGGTGCACGCGGTGCGGGACACGGAGCTGGCCAAACTCCCGGAGGGCACTCTGGGCCACATCAAACGTCGATACCCACAG GTCGTGACTCGCCTCATCCACCTGCTAAGCCAGAAAATTTTGGGGAATTTGCAGCAGCTGCAAGGACCCTTCCCAG GCTCAGGACTAGGCGTTCCCCCTCACTCGGAGCTTACCAACCCAGCCAGCAACCTGGCAACAGTGGCCGTCCTGCCAGTGTGTGCCGAGGTGCCCATGGTGGCCTTCACTCTGGAGCTGCAGCATGCTCTGCAAGCAATTG GTCCCACGCTCCTCCTCAACAGTGACATCATCCGGGCCCGCCTGGGGGCCTCTGCTCTGGATAG CATCCAGGAGTTCCGGCTCTCAGGGTGGCTTGCCCAGCAGGAGGATGCGCACCGCATAGTGCTCTACCAGACGGACGCGTCACTGACGCCCTGGACAGTCCGCTGCTTACGCCAGGCCGACTGCATCCTCATCGTGGGCCTGGGCGACCAGGAGCCCACGCTCGGCCAG CTGGAGCAAATGCTGGAGAATACAGCAGTGCGTGCCCTCAAGCAGCTGGTGCTGCTACACCGTGAGGAGGGCCCAGGCCCTACGCGCACTGTGGAGTGGCTCAACATGCGCAGCTGGTGCTCAGGGCACTTGCATTTGCGCTGTCCACGCCGCCTCTTCTCTCGCCGCAGCCCTGCCAAGCTG CACGAGCTCTACGAGAAGGTTTTCTCGAGGCGCGCGGACCGGCACAGCGACTTCTCCCGCTTGGCACGGGTGCTCACAGGCAACACCATCGCCCTGGtgctgggtgggggcggggccag GGGCTGCTCGCATATCGGGGTGCTAAAGGCATTGGAGGAGGCAGGCGTCCCTGTCGACCTGGTGGGTGGCACATCCATCGGCTCCTTCATCGGGGCCTTGTACGCAGAGGAGCGAAGCGCCAGTCGAACCAAGCAGCGGGCCCGGGAGTGGGCCAAG AGCATGACTTCGGTGATGGAGCCTGTGCTGGACCTCACGTACCCTGTCACCTCCATGTTCACCGGCTCGGCCTTCAACCGCAGCATCCATCGAGTCTTCCAGGACAAGCAGATCGAG GACCTGTGGCTGCCGTATTTCAATGTGACCACGGACATCACCGCCTCAGCCATGCGTGTCCACAAAGATG gctccctgtggcggTACGTACGCGCCAGCATGACGCTCTCGGGCTACCTGCCCCCGCTGTGCGACCCGAAGGACGGGCACCTCCTCATGGACGGCGGCTACATCAACAACCTGCCAG CGGACATTGCCCGCAGCATGGGTGCCAAGACGGTCATCGCCATCGACGTGGGAAGCCAGGATGAGACAGACCTCAGCACCTATGGGGACAGCCTGTCTGGCTGGTGGCTGCTGTGGAAGCGGCTGAACCCCTGGGCAGACAAGATCAAGGTTCCAGACATGGCCGAGATCCAGTCTCGCCTGGCCTACGTGTCCTGCGTGCGGCAGCTGGAGGTGGTTAAGTCCAGCTCCTACTGCGAGTACCTGCGCCCGCCCATCGACTGCTTCAAGACCATGGACTTCGGGAAGTTCGATCAGATCTAT GATGTGGGCTACCAGTACGGGAAGGCGGTGTTCGGGGGCTGGAGCCGGGGCGACATCATTGAAAAGATGCTCACGGACCGGAGGTCTGCTGACCTTAACGAGAGCCGCCGTGCGGAC GTGTTGGCCTTCCCCAGCTCTGGCTTCACCGACTTGGCGGAGATTGTGTCTCGGATCGAGCCCCCTACAACCAGCTACGTTTCCGATGGCTGTGCTGATG GGGAGGAGTCGGACTGCCTGACGGAGTATGAGGAGGACGCGGGCCCTGACTGCTCACGGGATGAAGGGGGGTCTCCCGAGGGCGCGAGCCCCAGCACTGCCTCTGAGATG gaggaggagaagtcaGTTCTCCGGCACCGGCGTTGTGTGCCCCTGGAGCCTCCCACCACGGCTGCGGATGCCTGA